The segment AATGACCAACGAAGAAGGGTCTAAACCCATATTATTCTCGGCATTAGCAACAGCAGAACGTAATACCTTAGTAATTGGGCCTGTTGACCGGTAAGGCATAAACTCGAGCATAATTAATGCATCTCTGTAGGACCTTCCTCGAATCTGATCAAGTACTCGACGAACCTTAGAAGCAGATCCACGAATATAACGACCATGGGCCTGAGCATATGAGGACTGAATAGAAGAATCATTCATTGTCTAACGAGCTCCTTTTTTATCTCTAATGTGGCCTTTATAGGTTCGAGTTGGAGCAAACTCGCCTAATTTATGACCAACCATTTGCTCAGTAATAAATACTGGAATATGAGTTCTGCCATTATGAACAGCAATTGTATGGCCAATCATCAAAGGCAGAATTGTTGAAGACCTAGACCAAGTTTTAATTACTGAGCGGTCTTCATTAGAATTTTGCTTTTCAACCTTTTTTAAAAGGCTGTCAGCTATAAAAGGTCCTTTTTTAAGTGAGCGTCCCATGGCGAATTACGAGTAAGAGAAGTAGATGAAGATGAAAGGCATCAAGAATCTCGTCCCCCCCGACTCCGCTTGGAGACTCGGCGACGTTTTCTCAAAACAAACCTATTACTAGGCTTATTTCGTTTACGTGTTTTCAAGCCTAATGCTGGTTTACCCCAAGGGGTTACTGGACCAGCTCGACCGACTGGTGCCTTGCCCTCACCTCCCCCATGAGGGTGATCACAAGGGTTCATAACTGCTCCGCGAACTTGTGGTCTCCTGCCAAGCCAGCGACGTCTCCCAGCCTTGCCCAGGCTGGTATTGCGAATCTCAGAATTACCTACGGCTCCAAGAGTTGCATAGCATTCACGTCTTACTAAGCGAACCTCTGTAGAAGGGAGTCTTAAAGCAACATAGTCTCCTTCCTTAGCCATTACCTGTGCACTGGCTCCTGCACTGCGAACCATTTGACCTCCTCTCCCTGCATATAACTCAACACAATGAACACTTGAGCCTAAAGGAATAGATGAAAGTGGCATAGCATTGCCAACTTCTATTGGTGCATTTGGACCAGATATGACTTCTTGACCAATAGAGACACCTTCAGGAGCAAGAATATACCGCTTTTCACCATCTGCATAGAAAAGCAATGCTAATCGAGCATTACGATGAGGATCGTAGTGAATAGCGGCAACTTTAGCTGGTACATCTGGTTTATTTCTTCTGAAATCAACAAGTCTGTATAGGCGTTTATGCCCTCCACCCCTATGTCGACAGGTAATTACCCCTCTATTATTACGACCTTTCAAACGATGTTTAGATACAACTAAAGAACGCTCAGGCTTGTTACCTGTTATTTCATTAAAGTCCGTAACTACTCGAGTTCGAGTACCAGGGGAATAAGGACGAAATTTACGAATTGCCATTGTTTTTAAAACCTCAAGACTCAGGGAATAATTGTATTGAATTGCCCTCGGCGAGCCTCACTATGGCTTTTTTCACCTGGGATCTTTTTCCAGCGAACCTCCCTACTCTTCGAGTCCTACGTGGAGGATTCATAGTACTGATGCCAATTACTTTGACATCAAACATTTTTTCGATAGCAGCTTTAATATCTGGCTTTGCAGCTCGAGGATCAACTTCAAAAGTGTACTGATTTAAATCCAACCCTCGTGTTGCTTTTTCTGTAATTAATGGGCGGCGAATTACGTCTGCCAAGCGTTCTTTAAACATTTTAGTCATCGCTATATACCTCCTGGATTGTGGACAACGCGTCTTCCCCAACAATCAAATAATTTGCATTTAACAGATCAAAAACATTCAGCTGATCTGCACCTATAACCTTGACTTTTTCAAGATTACGGATGGATCTACGAATAATTTCAGTTGGCTTTAACAGAATAATCAATACTTTTGAATCATGTGCTATGCCTAAACGACTGATTGCATCAACGATCTCACGAGTTTTTGGAGATTTTAATTTCAATCCAAAATCCTTAACCACCTTTAGATCGTCAATTCTTGCCATAAGAGCAGTACGCAAAGCAAGACGTCGCTCCTTCCTATTCATGTTGAGACTATAAGAGCGAGGCTTAGGACCAAAGATGATTCCACCACCTGGTCGCAAAGGAGTTCTTATAGAACCTTGCCTGGCTCTACCCGTCCCTTTTTGCTTATAGGGCTTGCGGCCTCCACCTCTAACCTCAGATCTAGTAAGAGTACTTGCATTACCATGCCTTGAATGCGCCTGCTGTCGTAATACAGCCCTATGCATCAAATCAACCGCTGTGGTCTCTTTGGCAACTTTTAAATTCAGACTAGTTTCACCAGTCTCTTTACCTTGCCAATCAAGAACAGTGCACTTAGCCATTATTTTTTACCTCCATCAATACTCTTGAATCCAACACGCTTCGCAGGTCGAATATTAAGAAGCGACCCTGGCTTGCCAGGAACTGATCCTTTAACTACTAATAAATTTCGGTCACTATCTATTTTCATGATCGTTAAGCCTCTGGTCGTTATTTTCTTGCCTCCATAACGTCCTGCCATTCGCTTCCCTGGATATATCCTGCCTGGAGTAGTTCCAGCACCGGTTGAACCAGGTTGACGATGATTCTTAGAGCCATGGCTCATAGGGCCACGACTAAATCCATGCCTTTTCTGGTAACCGGCGAACCCTCTGCCCATAGAATCACCACTAACATCAACTTTTTGACCAGCCTCAAAACTGCCAACAGTAATTTGATTGCCTAATTCATAAGTACCTAAATCCTCAACACGATACTCTCGCAGATGCCTAAGAAGATCTGCACCAGACTTGGAAATATGCCCCTTAGATGGTTTATTCACAAGCTTTTCACGAGTGATTCCAAATCCAATCTGAACAGCGGAATAACCATCTGTTGCCGAGCTTTTCAATTGAGTAATGCGACAAGGGCCTGCTTCAATCAAGGTGACGGGAACAGCTCTGCCCTGTTCATCAAAAAACTGGGACATGCCCAATTTCTTTCCTAAAATGCCAATAGACATGACGAGGGAATAGCGCCAGCTAAATAAAAAACAAAATCACAACGATTTTGGAATATGAACTGATTTATATAACAGTTGAGAATCGAAAAATTAACCGTTCAAACGGTAGCTTAATTCGATTTAAACTAGCAAAATCAGCTGGCTGAGACTTGGTCGAAAATAAAATTCGATCAGTTTCTCGACAGATATTGGGTAAACGAACCCTTTCTGCACTGGCCTATTGATCCGATGCAATCACCGAATCAGCTGTTCTTTCTGGAGGCCCGGCTAGCGTACGGGCACAGAAAAGCACAGCGATTTTATACAATACACCACAACGGTCATATAAAAACCGAGGCATTTCACTGCCATACTTTCTATAAATTGAATTACTTTCAAAAGCAATGCCTCTCTTGCTCTCAGGTAAAGAATTTCGTAATGACCTTGAAACTTATTCTTGTCTCGCAATACATGCTCCGCTTGAAGGTGGAGCCGAAACTCGTTTATTAAGACGTTTGAGAGCCGCTGGGTATAGAACTCAAATGACTTCTGCTAGAGGTTTTGGAGATCCAGAAGTTTTCTTATTGCAACTTCATGGAATCAGACCTCCTCACCTAGGTCACCAAAATGTAGGCAGAAATGGAGCGCTTGGGGAAGTACAAGAAGTGATTCCTCAATTGCATGAATTACTCGTTGATAAACAACCCTTAGCTCTGTGGCTCCTAGAAGGACAAACTTTATCTCGGTCGGAATTATCAGCATTATGTGACCTCTCTGAGCGAGACAATCAGCTCAAAATCATTGTGGAAATGGGCGGAGAACGGAAACTCAAATGGAGACCAATGCGTAAATTTTTAGAAGAGTAAAAAATCTAGTCCTGATGAAATAACGTGGAACAATACAAAATATGCAATTATTTTGTGTAAGTTAACAAAGTCTTTCTAAAGTCTCAATTTCCAATGGGGCGTCGCCAAGCGGTAAGGCAGCGGGTTTTGGTCTCGCCATTCCTAGGTTCGAATCCTAGCGCCCCAGTTTTTCAAAGTTTTTAGTGTCGATTAAGCCACTTTTAATTTTTGACTTTGATGGAGTCATTATTGATGGTCTTGTGGAGTACTGGAACAGTGCTCAAAAAGCGTACTTTCAGATAGTCAAACAGATTGACGAATTAAATGTTAATCAAGAGGTTCCTAATAGTTTTCGTGTATTGCGACCTTGGGTCAAAAATGGTTGGGAGATGGTCATTTTAGCTGGCGAAATTCTCGACCCTGAAAGCTCCTTAAATACCTTAGGCTCAAAAATATTTGCCCAGGATTATACAAAAAATTGCACTCAAGCACTGATAAAAAATAGTTGGTCGCCTGAGCAACTACAAAAAGCGCTTGATAATGTCCGTAAACAAGCTATTAATGACAATCCTCACGAATGGTTAGCCAGTCACAAAGAATTTCCTTTCGTCGTTCAACGGCTCAAGCAACTACATAATGAAGACACTGATTTTGGCGTTTTAACCACAAAAAGTGCGGAATTCACATCTAGTCTTTTAAATCACCTGCATATTTATCCAACACTGCTATACGGCCATGAGTCTGGAGAGAAAGCTGAAATACTCTATGAAATAGTAAAAACTCGTCCTGTTGCAGGCTTTATTGAAGACCGTAGATCGACTCTAGAAACCATTATAAATACTCCTGGACTCGAGTCTATAGATTGCTATTTAGCCACATGGGGTTATTTAAAGCCTGCTGATATGAGCAATCTTCCCTCAAAAATTCACTTATTAGAAAAAAAACAATTAATGTCCCCCTTGGCGAACTGGACTTAACTCGTTAGGGTACGTCTGTACTAATTAGAGACAATGGAAAGCTATGAGGATGGAATCCTGATTTAGTTCCACACTCGCAGAACTTTTCTCTTCTACTTTTCCACTGAACACAATGTCCGCCGTCCCCAAAACAAATCCATCCGCCAACACAGAATCTCGCCAAAGTGAGTCGCGATCAGAGGGAAGAGATAAAGCCCTCAATCTTGTCTTAGGTCAAATAGAAAGGAATTTTGGGAAAGGCTCAATCATGAGGCTGGGTGATGCCTCCAGAATGCGGGTGGAAACAATTTCGACTGGGGCTCTCACACTTGATCTTGCACTGGGAGGTGGATATCCCAAAGGAAGAGTGGTAGAAGTGTATGGACCAGAAAGCTCAGGCAAAACAACTCTGACATTACATGCCATCGCAGAAGTTCAACGAAATGGTGGAGTAGCAGCCTTTGTTGATGCAGAACATGCCTTGGATCCTGTTTATGCTGCGTCTTTAGGTGTTGATGTGGAAAATCTCTTGGTGTCACAGCCAGACACTGGTGAGATGGCATTGGAGATTGTCGACCAATTAATCAGATCTGCTGCCGTTGATCTGGTTGTTGTGGATTCAGTAGCTGCACTAACACCTCGATCGGAAATAGAAGGTGAAATGGGAGACCATGTAGTAGGGAGTCAAGCAAGATTAATGAGCCAGGCCATGAGAAAAATCACTGGCAATATTGGAAAATCTGGCTGCACAGTAATCTTCCTGAATCAACTCAGACTAAAAATAGGAGTTACCTATGGAAATCCTGAAACAACTACAGGTGGTAATGCACTTAAATTCTATGCGTCAGTAAGGCTAGATATTCGTCGTATTCAAACACTTAAAAGAGGGACAGAAGAATATGGGATCAGAGCAAAAGTCAAAGTAGCTAAAAATAAAGTCGCCCCTCCTTTTCGTATTGCTGAATTTGATATCTTATTTGGTCGAGGTATTAGCACCATTGGATGTCTCTTAGACTTGGCAGAGGAGACTGATGTTGTCACACGTAAGGGTGCTTGGTACAGCTACGAAGGAGACAATATAGGCCAAGGGAGGGATAACACAATTATATGGCTTGAACAAAATACAGCAGCTAAAGAAAAGATCGAGAAGCTAGTAAAACAAAAATTAACGGAAGGGTCAGAAGTCAGCGCCAATTCTATGAAACCTCTTGCTGCTGCAGCTCGTACAGGCACTACTCAACCTTCCATGAGTAAGGCTACAAGAGCTGCGTAAAAGCCTATGAATCCACGCTCTTAAGCGAAGGAAATAATAAAAGCTGCTTATTAATGCAAGTCAGCCGGAATCCACCAACCAAAAGCAGGGCCAATAACACGAACTATGACCCAAACTAAAACCAACGCCCCAATTCCAACCCAACCTCCTCGAATCGTTAAATCGATAAATTGATTCCTTTGCTTATCGGTAACTGGTAACCAAGAAAAGATTTTCTGTGAATCATTATTCTTTTTCTTAGGCCTAGGTGGTAGACCCTGTGCAGTTCTTCTGCGTGCTTCTCCCATAGGTCCTCATTGTTTTTTAGTAAGGATAAGATACCTAATCAGGCAATAAACGTTCCAATGGCGTCCAAGGCTCAAGCACTTTGAAAATCCTTTCCCCCCAACTCCTAGATCGAATACGTCCATCAAGAATAGCTAAACGTCCTTGGCACTTTCTAATTGGAAGAACTAATTGTGGGAAGAAGTTTAATAATTCTGGCAAAAGTAAATCTCTAAACCAATCTTGACCTCGCTGTTTATGAGCCTCAACCCTTGCAGCTATCAAAGGGATCTCCAAACTAGGAATTGGTAAAAGGCCAATAATTAACTGGTCAGGTGCAGGGAGTTGTTCTTGATAAGTTAACCACCACGAAGCATGGCAACAAATAACCCCGTTAGATTCTGGAGCAGTTGATTCTAAAATGACTCGTTTGCCAAATTCAGCAGCAAGCTCAGTAGTTAATTGTCTAAGCAAAAATTTATCATCTAACAAAATTATTGTTAATCCTTGGCGACCAAGAATTAACCGGCGACATTGATCTAAAAGGTATTCTGCAAAATATTCTGTGTTAGGCAAGGGCTGTCTTCTAGGTGCAAATACTTGTAGGGGTTCATGATGCTGAATGCTTGGCCCTCCGAGTTTGACCGCGACATCAAAAGGACCAAATAACGATCTAAATTGATTCTCGAGCAAATCATGCTGATTAAACCCACTTAGCATGATGTAAGAAGTTTCTTGAAAAAATTTCTTTAAATCTTCCAAGGGCTCAAGTGGTTGAAAATGCCAATACCAATCAAGTAATTTATGGTCCAACTCTGCCCAACTTGCCCACCCTTTCTTAGTAGCTTTAAGTACATCTGGCCAAGGAGTCGGTGAATCACCCAAAACACCTAAAAGGTCACTCAGTGCAAAAAAATCATTGAAGTCTGTCCGCACTGTTCCATCAATAGCAGTAACCATTGTAAAAAGTCTCTTGCTTAAGCGCTCATAAACTTCAATAAGAGCAGAAGATGCTGCAGGGTAAGCTCTACGGAGGGTATCCCAATCACTAGAAGAAACCTTTATAGACATAACTTCTCTTAAGCGACTACTAAAAAATTCGATTTCAGGAATAATTA is part of the Prochlorococcus marinus str. MIT 0919 genome and harbors:
- the rplC gene encoding 50S ribosomal protein L3, coding for MSIGILGKKLGMSQFFDEQGRAVPVTLIEAGPCRITQLKSSATDGYSAVQIGFGITREKLVNKPSKGHISKSGADLLRHLREYRVEDLGTYELGNQITVGSFEAGQKVDVSGDSMGRGFAGYQKRHGFSRGPMSHGSKNHRQPGSTGAGTTPGRIYPGKRMAGRYGGKKITTRGLTIMKIDSDRNLLVVKGSVPGKPGSLLNIRPAKRVGFKSIDGGKK
- the ndhN gene encoding NAD(P)H-quinone oxidoreductase subunit N; the protein is MPLLLSGKEFRNDLETYSCLAIHAPLEGGAETRLLRRLRAAGYRTQMTSARGFGDPEVFLLQLHGIRPPHLGHQNVGRNGALGEVQEVIPQLHELLVDKQPLALWLLEGQTLSRSELSALCDLSERDNQLKIIVEMGGERKLKWRPMRKFLEE
- the rplB gene encoding 50S ribosomal protein L2, giving the protein MAIRKFRPYSPGTRTRVVTDFNEITGNKPERSLVVSKHRLKGRNNRGVITCRHRGGGHKRLYRLVDFRRNKPDVPAKVAAIHYDPHRNARLALLFYADGEKRYILAPEGVSIGQEVISGPNAPIEVGNAMPLSSIPLGSSVHCVELYAGRGGQMVRSAGASAQVMAKEGDYVALRLPSTEVRLVRRECYATLGAVGNSEIRNTSLGKAGRRRWLGRRPQVRGAVMNPCDHPHGGGEGKAPVGRAGPVTPWGKPALGLKTRKRNKPSNRFVLRKRRRVSKRSRGGRDS
- a CDS encoding HAD family hydrolase, whose amino-acid sequence is MSIKPLLIFDFDGVIIDGLVEYWNSAQKAYFQIVKQIDELNVNQEVPNSFRVLRPWVKNGWEMVILAGEILDPESSLNTLGSKIFAQDYTKNCTQALIKNSWSPEQLQKALDNVRKQAINDNPHEWLASHKEFPFVVQRLKQLHNEDTDFGVLTTKSAEFTSSLLNHLHIYPTLLYGHESGEKAEILYEIVKTRPVAGFIEDRRSTLETIINTPGLESIDCYLATWGYLKPADMSNLPSKIHLLEKKQLMSPLANWT
- the rpsS gene encoding 30S ribosomal protein S19 → MGRSLKKGPFIADSLLKKVEKQNSNEDRSVIKTWSRSSTILPLMIGHTIAVHNGRTHIPVFITEQMVGHKLGEFAPTRTYKGHIRDKKGAR
- the recA gene encoding recombinase RecA; translated protein: MSAVPKTNPSANTESRQSESRSEGRDKALNLVLGQIERNFGKGSIMRLGDASRMRVETISTGALTLDLALGGGYPKGRVVEVYGPESSGKTTLTLHAIAEVQRNGGVAAFVDAEHALDPVYAASLGVDVENLLVSQPDTGEMALEIVDQLIRSAAVDLVVVDSVAALTPRSEIEGEMGDHVVGSQARLMSQAMRKITGNIGKSGCTVIFLNQLRLKIGVTYGNPETTTGGNALKFYASVRLDIRRIQTLKRGTEEYGIRAKVKVAKNKVAPPFRIAEFDILFGRGISTIGCLLDLAEETDVVTRKGAWYSYEGDNIGQGRDNTIIWLEQNTAAKEKIEKLVKQKLTEGSEVSANSMKPLAAAARTGTTQPSMSKATRAA
- a CDS encoding DUF2839 domain-containing protein, translating into MGEARRRTAQGLPPRPKKKNNDSQKIFSWLPVTDKQRNQFIDLTIRGGWVGIGALVLVWVIVRVIGPAFGWWIPADLH
- the rplD gene encoding 50S ribosomal protein L4; the protein is MAKCTVLDWQGKETGETSLNLKVAKETTAVDLMHRAVLRQQAHSRHGNASTLTRSEVRGGGRKPYKQKGTGRARQGSIRTPLRPGGGIIFGPKPRSYSLNMNRKERRLALRTALMARIDDLKVVKDFGLKLKSPKTREIVDAISRLGIAHDSKVLIILLKPTEIIRRSIRNLEKVKVIGADQLNVFDLLNANYLIVGEDALSTIQEVYSDD
- a CDS encoding helicase, which codes for MMEAYAHNHLKNLFQKDSFDWPHNLTLSRLIGRSLRRKDKSYIQLQIGELENSWLGVLVPLCLNSKGIVLVLTERQRLRLLNFELPRLQREGLNLSIWESATPPTDSQLWLLDHRSFFEAYQNDHLKAKQLIIPEIEFFSSRLREVMSIKVSSSDWDTLRRAYPAASSALIEVYERLSKRLFTMVTAIDGTVRTDFNDFFALSDLLGVLGDSPTPWPDVLKATKKGWASWAELDHKLLDWYWHFQPLEPLEDLKKFFQETSYIMLSGFNQHDLLENQFRSLFGPFDVAVKLGGPSIQHHEPLQVFAPRRQPLPNTEYFAEYLLDQCRRLILGRQGLTIILLDDKFLLRQLTTELAAEFGKRVILESTAPESNGVICCHASWWLTYQEQLPAPDQLIIGLLPIPSLEIPLIAARVEAHKQRGQDWFRDLLLPELLNFFPQLVLPIRKCQGRLAILDGRIRSRSWGERIFKVLEPWTPLERLLPD
- a CDS encoding 50S ribosomal protein L23, with translation MTKMFKERLADVIRRPLITEKATRGLDLNQYTFEVDPRAAKPDIKAAIEKMFDVKVIGISTMNPPRRTRRVGRFAGKRSQVKKAIVRLAEGNSIQLFPES
- the rplV gene encoding 50S ribosomal protein L22; amino-acid sequence: MNDSSIQSSYAQAHGRYIRGSASKVRRVLDQIRGRSYRDALIMLEFMPYRSTGPITKVLRSAVANAENNMGLDPSSLVITSATADMAPPLKRYRPRAQGRAFAIKKQSCHISISVAPSSESMNPEASD